The Etheostoma spectabile isolate EspeVRDwgs_2016 chromosome 23, UIUC_Espe_1.0, whole genome shotgun sequence genome includes a window with the following:
- the ntf3 gene encoding neurotrophin-3, producing the protein MVTFITILQVNLVMSILLYVMVLVYLYGIQATNMDSNHQGQQQQPSPDPLNSLIIQLLQADLTRGKTRGNQSQQGRNRDTEPQEMQPPLLSANFPLEEQGDAEQWGTGARSGGSSDSVADQQVMLLNSDLLRQHKRYNSPRVLLSDRLPLQPPPLYFADDYVSGGLDGAAGNKTRKKRYAEHKSYRGEYSVCDSESQWVTDKTQAVDTRGDPVTVLGKIKTSATQDIKQYFYETRCRTPRPFKGGCRGIDDKNWNSQCKTTQTYVRALTQVRNSVGWRWIRIDTSCVCALSRKRHRT; encoded by the coding sequence ATCTTACAGGTGAATCTAGTGATGTCCATCCTGCTGTATGTGATGGTCCTCGTGTACCTCTATGGTATCCAGGCAACCAACATGGACAGCAATCACCAGgggcaacaacagcagccaaGTCCTGACCCCTTAAACTCCCTTATTATCCAGCTGCTTCAGGCTGACCTGACGAGGGGGAAGACAAGGGGGAACCAGAGCCAACAGGGGAGAAACAGGGACACTGAGCCCCAGGAAATGCAGCCTCCTCTGCTCAGTGCCAACTTTCCATTGGAGGAGCAGGGCGATGCGGAGCAGTGGGGCACAGGGGCTCGCAGCGGCGGGAGCAGCGACAGCGTAGCCGACCAGCAGGTGATGCTGTTGAACTCGGACCTTCTCAGGCAGCACAAGCGGTACAACTCCCCTCGGGTGCTGCTGAGCGACCGGCTACCACTGCAGCCACCGCCGCTGTACTTCGCGGACGATTATGTAAGCGGCGGATTGGACGGTGCAGCAGGAAACAAGACACGAAAGAAGCGTTACGCTGAGCACAAGAGCTACCGTGGGGAATATTCTGTGTGCGACAGCGAGAGCCAGTGGGTGACGGATAAAACCCAAGCAGTGGACACCAGGGGGGACCCGGTCACAGTTCTGGGCAAAATTAAAACCAGTGCCACACAAGACATCAAACAATACTTTTATGAGACACGCTGTCGGACCCCCAGGCCCTTCAAAGGTGGCTGCAGGGGCATCGATGACAAGAACTGGAACTCGCAGTGCAAGACGACACAGACGTACGTCCGAGCACTGACGCAGGTTCGCAATTCAGTGGGCTGGAGATGGATACGCATAGACACTTCCTGCGTCTGTGCGTTGTCAAGAAAACGTCATAGGACGTGA